Proteins encoded together in one Hevea brasiliensis isolate MT/VB/25A 57/8 chromosome 16, ASM3005281v1, whole genome shotgun sequence window:
- the LOC131174533 gene encoding uncharacterized protein LOC131174533: MESNGQEEKTKTVSKEQVIAKLKDDGDFDNLRLKIIRKLKDNEELRNSIISIVRQSAALNRAGAENMKPRQLSDAIYNEVGNEMMSKLSDGVWEIIRSGDGMKNEITETVQSVYNKLVEPKRKEVGESSTHGVALVQNEADNKGLVKDSTVAVDDNLSDGELQEPPGFSLSINHQNNHELKEELEQPMHCQGTVEERKEGVNHSKDKLEADDVDPGLPPGFSTDIEQKQPCDDCDEDPDVPPGFG; encoded by the exons ATGGAGAGCAACGGTCAAGAGGAGAAGACGAAAACAGTAAGCAAGGAACAAGTAATTGCGAAACTCAAGGACGACGGCGACTTCGATAATCTTCGTCTCAAGATAATCCGCAAGCTTAAAGACAAT GAAGAATTGCGCAATAGCATTATTTCCATTGTGAGGCAGTCAGCAGCTCTTAACCGTGCAGGGGCTGAAAACATGAAACCCAGGCAACTTTCGGATGCCATATATAATGAGGTTGg GAATGAAATGATGAGTAAGCTTTCTGATGGTGTGTgggaaataattagatcaggtgaTGGCATGAAAAATGAAATAACAGAGACTGTACAGTCTGTCTATAATAAGTTGGTGGAGCCTAAAAGGAAGGAGGTGGGTGAATCTTCTACTCATGGAGTGGCGCTGGTTCAGAATGAAGCTGACAATAAGGGCCTTGTCAAGGACTCAACTGTTGCAGTGGATGATAACTTGTCTGATGGTGAACTCCAAGAACCACCAGGATTCTCTTTGTCCATTAATCATCAGAACAACCATGAACTCAAAGAGGAGTTGGAGCAGCCTATGCATTGCCAAGGGACTGTGGAAGAACGGAAGGAAGGGGTTAACCACTCAAAAGATAAGCTGGAGGCTGATGATGTTGATCCTGGTTTGCCACCTGGCTTTTCTACAGATATTGAGCAAAAGCAGCCATGTGACGATTGTGATGAGGACCCTGATGTGCCTCCTGGTTTTGGTTGA